A window from Fibrobacter sp. UWB11 encodes these proteins:
- a CDS encoding DUF2238 domain-containing protein, with product MNNIEKSHLFLLAFVLLTTLWSVIGVEDTYLTWILEATPAIVGLLVLVLTYKKFRMPTYLYGVMALHMAVLLVGAHYSYANVPLGFWMQDWFGWTRNNYDKIGHLMQGVTPALVMIELLRRTTPIKTAGWTGFLSVCVAEAISALYEIIEWLASLSNPTDTEAFLGTQGYIWDTQTDMFMCLIGATVAVIIRLWVLRSQTPKIAF from the coding sequence ATGAATAATATTGAAAAATCTCATTTGTTCTTGCTAGCGTTTGTTCTCCTGACAACGCTTTGGTCTGTCATCGGAGTCGAAGATACTTATCTCACTTGGATTCTTGAAGCGACACCTGCGATTGTCGGGCTGTTGGTCCTTGTGTTGACTTACAAAAAATTCAGGATGCCGACGTATCTTTACGGGGTAATGGCGCTCCATATGGCGGTACTTTTGGTGGGGGCTCATTATTCGTATGCGAATGTTCCGCTTGGATTCTGGATGCAGGATTGGTTCGGCTGGACGCGAAACAACTACGATAAAATCGGGCATTTGATGCAGGGCGTTACTCCTGCACTTGTGATGATTGAACTTTTGCGCCGCACGACTCCGATCAAGACGGCTGGCTGGACGGGCTTCTTGTCGGTGTGCGTGGCCGAGGCAATTTCTGCGCTTTATGAAATTATCGAGTGGCTTGCATCGCTCAGCAATCCGACGGATACGGAAGCATTTTTAGGAACGCAGGGCTACATTTGGGATACGCAAACGGATATGTTCATGTGTCTTATCGGGGCGACCGTTGCTGTTATCATTCGCTTGTGGGTGCTGCGTTCGCAAACTCCGAAAATTGCATTTTAG
- a CDS encoding TonB family protein, which translates to MAMANFFSKYFSEIALMATAVLWAGCSNVDKDSKNEKSLSSASNSFGVAEISNLVESSDSAALQNVTGKDDSLSSEISKDSLDTNSQTVILLDSAKLLEKQRTRDSLMKEYFPIGPLGNVCKDNVYAGLRYDIGNLLKYGSVKKYGCIRRTRVNTSRGLIYVGVPEEYGLRSYPFPKDLVHPFSMTSELSVVGHVNAVKFKSNATAKVLFENIKSADNQTLNQEMYSRVAKVFRQKNPTLSHIYGMFLEGKPSNPFEGKITLMLTISADGTVKDALIISSTTGVKDFDENIINAVCRWTFSKVKSGTTVVYVPIRFYEEARLSSQPK; encoded by the coding sequence ATGGCCATGGCAAACTTCTTTAGCAAATATTTTAGTGAAATAGCGTTGATGGCTACAGCGGTGCTGTGGGCTGGTTGCAGTAACGTTGATAAAGATTCGAAAAATGAAAAGTCATTAAGCAGCGCTTCGAACAGTTTCGGTGTAGCTGAAATATCCAATCTAGTTGAATCATCTGATTCTGCGGCGTTGCAGAATGTAACGGGAAAAGACGATTCTCTTTCGAGTGAGATTTCTAAAGATTCCCTTGATACAAATTCCCAAACGGTCATATTGTTGGATTCCGCGAAACTGCTTGAAAAACAGCGGACTAGAGATAGCTTGATGAAAGAATATTTTCCTATTGGACCGTTAGGTAACGTTTGTAAGGACAACGTGTATGCGGGGCTTCGATACGATATAGGAAACTTGTTGAAGTATGGTTCTGTTAAAAAGTACGGTTGTATTAGAAGAACAAGAGTAAATACTAGCAGAGGTCTTATTTATGTTGGTGTTCCCGAGGAATATGGCCTAAGATCGTATCCTTTTCCTAAAGATCTTGTTCATCCTTTTAGTATGACTTCTGAACTTAGTGTGGTGGGTCATGTGAATGCGGTTAAGTTTAAGTCTAACGCAACTGCGAAAGTTCTTTTTGAAAATATTAAATCCGCAGACAATCAAACTCTTAATCAAGAGATGTATTCAAGGGTTGCAAAAGTTTTTCGACAAAAAAATCCTACTTTAAGTCATATATACGGAATGTTTCTCGAGGGAAAACCGTCTAATCCTTTTGAAGGAAAAATTACATTGATGTTAACGATTTCTGCGGATGGAACTGTAAAAGATGCGTTAATAATTTCATCGACTACTGGTGTTAAAGATTTTGATGAAAACATAATAAATGCGGTGTGTCGATGGACTTTCTCTAAGGTTAAATCAGGAACGACTGTTGTTTATGTACCCATTCGTTTTTATGAAGAAGCCAGACTATCGTCGCAGCCTAAATAA